In Erigeron canadensis isolate Cc75 chromosome 6, C_canadensis_v1, whole genome shotgun sequence, the following are encoded in one genomic region:
- the LOC122605688 gene encoding SUPPRESSOR OF GAMMA RESPONSE 1-like: protein MAKSWLIDGRTIARKVKTSSLPKAYQIKDGGVTRECPNCHYKIDNSDVSVEWPGLPVGVKFEPTDVELMGHLAAKCGEGNTTPHPFINDFIPTIDVDEGICSKHPENLPGARKDGNSVHYFYRTTNAYTTGQRKRRKVCKESTLNMDVRWHKTGKTKAIKQNGVQIGCKKILVLYGSGGGGSKPYKLNWVMHQYHLGTVEDEKDGQYVVAKIFYQSEKEIEKLDNLGESDELDAWMRLTSPKTPNTDARDPPRPGKSVLCDNVTTDCVLQTPAQDSVWQAEQKCIASSSNAQSNDNLELPIWEDDSQTVDLDAFDDALFCNENLDTYAPLGDSNLYHGLQSGSNVNSNGAPGTSRGASAEAAELENLDLGTPPDFNLSDLHFSSQDSIFGWLGRL, encoded by the exons ATGGCAAA GAGTTGGCTTATTGATGGTAGAACAATTGCAAGGAAGGTGAAAACTTCTAGTCTTCCAAAGGCATATCAAATCAAAGACGGTGGAGTGACCCGTGAATGTCCAAACTGTCATTACAAGATTGATAATAGCGAT GTTTCAGTCGAGTGGCCTGGGCTTCCTGTTGGTGTGAAATTTGAACCCACTGATGTTGAGCTCATGGGACATCTGGCAGCCAAATGTGGTGAGGGAAACACAACACCACACCCATTTATCAATGATTTCATCCCTACAATTGACGTGGATGAAGGAATATGCTCCAAGCATCCTGAGAATCTTCCTG GGGCTAGAAAAGATGGAAACAGTGTTCATTACTTTTATAGGACCACAAATGCATACACTACTGGTCAAAGGAAGCGTCGCAAGGTCTGCAAAGAATCTACTTTGAACATGGATGTTCGCTGGCACAAGACTGGCAAAACGAAAGCTATTAAGCAGAATGGAGTTCAAATAGGGTGCAAGAAGATATTGGTCCTTTAtggaagtggtggtggtggttcaAAACCTTATAAACTGAACTGGGTTATGCATCAGTATCATTTAGGAACAGTTGAAGATGAGAAGGACGGGCAATATGTGGTTGCAAAGATATTCTATCAGTCAGAGAAAGAGATTGAGAAGCTGGATAATCTTGGtgaaagtgatgaattagatgcATGGATGCGCCTAACAAGCCCAAAGACTCCAAATACTGATGCTCGTGATCCACCTCGTCCCGGAAAGTCCGTTTTATGCGATAATGTTACTACTGATTGTGTTCTCCAGACACCAGCACAG GATTCAGTGTGGCAAGCTGAGCAGAAATGTATTGCTTCCTCTTCTAATGCCCAAAGTAATGATAATTTGGAGTTGCCCATTTGGGAAGACGATTCACAAACAGTTGATTTAGATGCATTTGATGATGCGTTATTCTGCAACGAGAATCTTGATACTTATGCCCCTCTTGGTGACTCAAACCTATATCATGGTCTTCAATCTGGCTCTAATGTCAACTCCAATGGTGCTCCCGGAACCAGTAGAGGTGCAAGTGCTGAAGCTGCTGAACTTGAGAATCTGGACCTGGGCACACCACCGGATTTCAACCTTTCT GACTTACATTTTTCATCACAAGACAGCATATTTGGCTGGTTAGGGCGGttgtag
- the LOC122605636 gene encoding uncharacterized protein LOC122605636 → METLNQQDWEVVNEDGFIFRRPKRLNLDLTNASAAAPPPDPAAEAKARVERKKRALLKLKSKYGQEIRHWELLSNTLQALENRTSNQPIPTSPPAQDQTVAVPPESSSDSASRELADTLLAQVSAQEATIIEISRLCDGVEALCEDEEQRLKQRFMDLPIWDPSPQELMTALVEE, encoded by the exons ATGGAAACACTAAACCAACAAGATTGGGAAGTCGTCAACGAAGACGGCTTCATCTTCCGCCGTCCCAAGCGTCTAAATCTCGACCTCACCAACGCCTCCGCCGCCGCACCACCGCCGGATCCGGCAGCTGAAGCCAAAGCGCgcgtagaaagaaagaaaagggcTCTATTAAAGCTAAAATCCAAGTATGGACAAGAGATACGTCATTGGGAACTTTTATCAAACACCTTGCAGGCATTAGAAAACCGCACCTCAAATCAACCAATTCCGACATCACCGCCGGCGCAAGATCAAACCGTCGCTGTTCCGCCGGAGAGCTCCTCGGATTCTGCTTCCCGGGAACTCGCTGATACCCTTCTGGCTCAG GTTTCAGCTCAGGAAGCTACAATTATTGAGATTTCAAGATTGTGTGATGGTGTGGAAGCCTTATGCGAAGACGAAGAACAACGGCTGAAGCAACGGTTTATGGATTTACCGATTTGGGACCCGTCTCCACAAGAGCTAATGACAGCATTAGTAGAAGAATGA
- the LOC122606131 gene encoding uncharacterized protein LOC122606131: MKVGDDFSTSKKSDDICFKVANRLSRIRWMVRGLDFKTFIVLFVILPSAIAGIYVHGQKVTYFLRPLWQSPPKPFIHIPHYYHPNVSMESLCKLHGWELRDYPRRVFDAVLFSNEIDMLTIRWKEMYPYITQFVLLESNSTFTGISKKLNYAINREKFDFVESRLTYGTIGGRFKKGENPFIEEAYQRVALDNLLRIAGIEDDDLLIMSDVDEIPSAHTIDLLRWCDGPPQILHLNLNNYLYSFEFNLDHKSWRATVHQYEKGKTKYVHYRQSDYLLADSGWHCSFCFRNISDFVFKMKAYSHTDRVKFSHYLDPKRIQKVVCNGADLYDMLPEEYTFRELIGKMGPIPHSYSAVHLPSYLLENADKYRYLLPGNCLREDG; encoded by the exons ATGAAGGTTGGTGATGATTTTTCAACTTCCAAAAAGAGTGATGACATCTGTTTTAAG GTGGCAAACAGGTTATCAAGAATCCGATGGATGGTAAGAGGTCTCGATTTCAAGACATTCATTGTGTTATTTGTTATACTGCCATCAGCCATCGCAGGAATATACGTTCATGGCCAAAAAGTTACATACTTCCTCCGGCCGTTATGGCAGTCACCACCAAAACCTTTTATTCATATACCTCACTACTATCATCCAAACGTATCAATGGAGTCGTTATGCAAACTTCACGGTTGGGAGCTTCGTGATTACCCTAGGAGAGTATTTGATGCAGTGTTATTTAGTAATGAAATAGACATGCTTACAATTAGATGGAAAGAAATGTACCCTTATATCACTCAGTTTGTTCTTCTAGAATCCAACTCAACATTCACAGGCATATCTAAAAAACTCAACTATGCAATCAATAGAGAAAAGTTTGACTTTGTCGAGTCAAGATTGACTTATGGAACAATAGGTGGAAGGTTTAAGAAAGGAGAAAACCCCTTTATCGAAGAGGCTTATCAACGGGTGGCTCTTGATAATCTCTTAAGAATAGCCGGTATTGAAGATGATGATCTTTTGATTATGtctgatgttgatgaaattcCTAGTGCTCACACAATCGATCTTTTGAGATGGTGTGATGGGCCACCGCAGATTCTTCATTTGAATTTGAACAATTATTTGTATTCGTTTGAGTTCAATTTGGATCATAAAAGTTGGAGGGCTACGGTTCATCAGTATGAAAAGGGTAAAACGAAATATGTTCATTACAGGCAAAGTGATTACTTGTTGGCAGATTCGGGTTGGCATTGTAGTTTTTGTTTTAGAAATATAAGTGATTTTGTGTTTAAGATGAAAGCTTATAGTCATACAGACAGGGTGAAATTTTCTCATTATCTTGACCCGAAAAGGATTCAGAAAGTTGTTTGCAACGGCGCAGACCTGTATGATATGCTTCCTGAGGAGTACACTTTCCGCGAGCTCATTGGGAAAATGGGCCCGATCCCACATTCATATTCAGCAGTCCATCTCCCTTCGTATCTCTTGGAAAATGCTGATAAGTACAGATATCTTTTGCCTGGAAATTGCCTTCGTGAAGATGGTTAA